The Romeriopsis navalis LEGE 11480 nucleotide sequence TGTGAGCTCCTTTGAAGCCGTCGGTCAGTATGGGGCGGGCAAGATTAGTGAAGAACGGCTGAATGCAGTTGAGCAAAATGCCTGTCCGGGCGCGGGTTCCTGCGGCGGCATGTTCACAGCAAACACCATGTCTTCCTCCTTTGAGGCGTTGGGCATGAGCCTGATGTATTCTTCGACGATGGCCGCCGAAGATGCGGAGAAAGCCGAAAATACTGAAGCAGCGGGTAAAGCGATCGTCGAAGCCATTCGCCAAAACATTCGTCCCCGCGATGTGATTACGCGCAAGTCGATCGAGAATGCGGTTTCCGTGATTATGGCCGTGGGTGGTTCGACCAACTCCGTACTGCACTTCTTGGCGATCGCCCACTCCGCTGGGGTGGAATGGACGATCGATGACTTCGAGCGGATTCGTGGCAAAGTTCCCGTCATTTGTGATCTGAAACCTAGTGGTCGCTACGTTGCAACCGATTTGCATAAAGCCGGTGGCATTCCTCAAGTGATGAAAATGCTGCTGAATCATGGCTTGCTGCATGGTGACTGTCTGACTGTCACGGGCGAAACTGTGGCTGAACGGCTGAAGGATATTCCCGATGAGCCAACACCCCATGAGCCGATCGCCGGTCATCCAGTGATTCGAGCTTGGGATAACCCGATGTACAAGCAAGGTCACTTAGCCATTCTCAAGGGCAACTTAGCCACGGAAGGTTCGGTCGCGAAGATTACGGGTGTGAAGAATCCGGTGATCACTGGTCCGGCAAGGGTCTTTGAGTCCGAGGAAGAATGTCTCGCGGCGATCCTAGATAACCAGATCAATCCCGGTGATGTGATCGTGATTCGCTACGAAGGGCCGAAGGGCGGCCCCGGTATGCGGGAAATGCTGGCCCCAACTGCCGCCATTATCGGTGCGGGACTGGGCGATACGGTGGGTCTAATTACTGACGGTCGCTTCTCCGGCGGCACCTACGGCATGGTTGTCGGTCACGTCGCACCGGAAGCCTTTGTCGGTGGGACGATCGGATTGGTAAAAGAGGGGGATTCGATCACGATCGATGCACCGAATCGCACCCTGCAGCTCAACGTCTCTGACGACGAACTGGCAAATCGTCGATCGGAGTGGAAACCACGCCCGCCGCGCTATACGACAGGCGTCTTGGCAAAATATGCCAAACTAGTTTCCTCCAGCAGCTTAGGCGCTGTCACCGATATGGGATTAGGCTAGAACGTTTTATGTAGAACTGCTATGAGATGACAAAACTAGGACAACACGGAATCCTAACTTAAGCATCTGGGCGGTTGATACCGAAAGCACACAGGTGAATGAATCGTCATTGGTTAGTCCAAGGCGGTTAATCCAACCTCTGGCCGTTAAGCCGCGCGTTCAACCGGCGCAACTGCCTAGCGGTTCTACAATTAAGGCGTTAGAGATATACAACATAAAGTTGCAGTGGAGCAGTTATACTCGCGGATGATAATTTTGGCTCTCCGCAATTTCCGATCAATTTCTGTAGCAACGGACGAAATTAATCGGAAATACTTAGGTAGACCTTTTTGCCTGCACAATCAATGCTGCACCTGAAAAGATACCGGCAGT carries:
- the ilvD gene encoding dihydroxy-acid dehydratase, which codes for MSENWKSRAVTEGVARSPNRAMLRAVGFTDGDFSKPIVGVSSAHSTITPCNMGIAPLATRAEAGVRAGGGMPQLFGTITISDGISMGTEGMKYSLVSRDVIADSIETACSGQSMDGVIAIGGCDKNMPGAMIAMARMNIPAVFVYGGTIKPGHLDGEDLTVVSSFEAVGQYGAGKISEERLNAVEQNACPGAGSCGGMFTANTMSSSFEALGMSLMYSSTMAAEDAEKAENTEAAGKAIVEAIRQNIRPRDVITRKSIENAVSVIMAVGGSTNSVLHFLAIAHSAGVEWTIDDFERIRGKVPVICDLKPSGRYVATDLHKAGGIPQVMKMLLNHGLLHGDCLTVTGETVAERLKDIPDEPTPHEPIAGHPVIRAWDNPMYKQGHLAILKGNLATEGSVAKITGVKNPVITGPARVFESEEECLAAILDNQINPGDVIVIRYEGPKGGPGMREMLAPTAAIIGAGLGDTVGLITDGRFSGGTYGMVVGHVAPEAFVGGTIGLVKEGDSITIDAPNRTLQLNVSDDELANRRSEWKPRPPRYTTGVLAKYAKLVSSSSLGAVTDMGLG